The nucleotide sequence GCGACGGCGCCGTGCCCGGTGTGCTCGGCCGTACCCACCGCCGGTTCCGCACGCCGCACGTGGCGGTGCTGGCCGCCGTCCCGACGGCCGCGGCGGCGGTGGCCGTGCCGCTGGCTGCCGGTGTCCCGCCGGAGGTGCTGCTGGTCGGGCTGCTCGGGGCGGCGACCGTCGGGTTCCTGGTCACCTATCTGCTGGTCTGCCTGGCCGCGCCGCTGTTCCTGCGCCGGATCGGGGAGCTCACCCCGGCGGCGGTGGCGACGGCCGCGCTCGCGGTGCCGGCGTTGTTCGCGGCGCTGGTGGCGTTCGTGGTGGCGGCCCCGCTGTCCGGGCTGGTGCTGGCGGTCGCGCTGCCGGCCGGCGCCGGCTGGTCCGTGCTGCAGCGCCGCCGGGGGGATCTGCCCGCGCTCGGCGTGTACGACGAGACCGTCGCCTCCGACGTCTGGCACCGCGTCCGGTGAGCGCCCCGCCCCCGATCAGCGGCCGTCAGCCACGCGCCGTGCGGACCGCGCTGGCCGTGCTGGAGGAGGTCGTCGCCGCCGGGCCGGGGGTGACCGCGAAGGAGATCTCGGCCGCCCTGCGCCTGCCGCCGGCCACGACGTACCGGGTGCTGAACCTGCTGGTCGGCGAGGAGTACCTGGTGCGGCTGCCGGACCTGCGCGGGTTCGCGCTGGGCCGGCGCGCGGCACGGCTGGCACCGGTCGGTGTGCCGCGGCTGCCGACGGCGGCCCGCGGGGTGGTCGACCACCTGCGCAGCCGGGTGCGCTGGGGCGTGCACCTGGCCGTGTTCGACGGCGGACGGCTGCACCTGCTCGATCCGGATCCGGATCACCCGCCCAGCGATCCGGACCTGCTGGCCCGGCTGCCGCAGGCCTCGGCGCTGGGCAGGCTGCTGCTGGCCGACCAACCGGACTGGCGCGCACTGGTACGTGAGCTGCGCCGGGTCACCGATCACACGGTGACCGACCCGGACCGGCTGTCCAGGGTGCTCGACGAGGTCACCGAGCAGGGCCTGGCCAGCCAGACCGGCGAGCTGCGCCCGGACCGGGGGTGCCTGGCGGCGGCCGTCCGCTCGCCGGCGGACGGCCGCCTGGTGGCCGGGCTGGCGCTGTCCGGCCCG is from Pseudonocardia autotrophica and encodes:
- a CDS encoding IclR family transcriptional regulator — translated: MSAPPPISGRQPRAVRTALAVLEEVVAAGPGVTAKEISAALRLPPATTYRVLNLLVGEEYLVRLPDLRGFALGRRAARLAPVGVPRLPTAARGVVDHLRSRVRWGVHLAVFDGGRLHLLDPDPDHPPSDPDLLARLPQASALGRLLLADQPDWRALVRELRRVTDHTVTDPDRLSRVLDEVTEQGLASQTGELRPDRGCLAAAVRSPADGRLVAGLALSGPAARVADPDPELVALLREHAGSLGPLLG